The Camelus ferus isolate YT-003-E chromosome 4, BCGSAC_Cfer_1.0, whole genome shotgun sequence genome has a segment encoding these proteins:
- the SNAPC4 gene encoding snRNA-activating protein complex subunit 4 isoform X2 — MDIDAEREKISKEIKELERILDPQSSSISVDVSASSLDSDSDADSLPDEDSDAAAPLISEEERWGEASNDEDDPKEKALPEDPETCLQLNMVYQEVIQEKLAEVSLLLAQNREQQEGCCCLAHRWALVSATGGGHVGPGGIQRPQVKDGRSLPPNLYIGHFMKPYFKDKVTGVGPPANKDTREKAAQGIKAFEQLLVTKWKNWEKALLRKSVVSDRLQRLLQPKLLKLEYLHQKQSRVTSETERQVLEKQAREAEKEIQDINQLPEEALLGSRLDSHDWEKISNVNFEGGRSAEEIRKFWQNCEHPSINKQEWMGQEVEQLKAIAARHGHLDWQKIAEELGTCRSAFQCLQKYQQHNKALKRKEWTEEEDHMLTQLVQEMRVGSHIPYRRIVYYMEGRDSMQLIYRWTKSLDPSLKKGFWTPEEDAKLLRAVAKYGEQDWFKIREEVPGRSDAQCRDRYLRRLHFSLKKGRWNSKEEEKLIELIEKYGVGHWAKIASELPHRTGSQCLSKWKIMVRKQRRGGRRRRRPLRRVQWSSSSEDSSHGPGSSSSGSSSSSSSSEDSEPEPEEALEDGPVLPPTPHAVPDLDLWVPARQSAKELWGGGAGGRPGRCAASPSPPGGSSTAQGGGRRACTTASAPTEEAGRPQAAAGTQSPGQRGVGCPRSSDAHPSSSETDEGGRHPLTVPLETVLQVLRTNTAAHCRVLKEKRRQPSPNGSGVARPRVQPLWQGTMGSKRRRQRHALQRRLLERQLLMAVSPWVGDVVLPCAPLRPAMVHSQADGIRQRLRGAHLASTPVFTLFIQLFQIDTAGCMEVVRERKAQAPTQLQAGARDLPPQLLQMPSSAQNTQGCLLQNVPARGVAKKSASHEEGAALQPHHAKPTARVPPPALSGPRPKPKTVSELLREKRLWEARARKAAQSRVVLPPQVLVSSPVVLQPLAPQGPPVSNAVLSGPGGPAVASLSAPGSWASASDERPPSLQAFALTPASTGARTTPAASRAPALGPSQGPVSHHLSLLGQSQAPATSRKQGLPEAPPFLPAAPSPAQLPAQPLSLIPALGTHGASTPLPVTWVLTAQGLLPVPVPAVVGLPTSAGTPDPRGLSVTPPPSLTEPPAAQGPGLSGQPPANMDTASDPPSGTDLLTLPRPSTSQSPTEVDSTRAQDPEGLSSPPEVQVAGETAVPRTFSQAMLLAHHPEAEPSQSSQLPLSGGSGPGETPGPGEPRRPQPGPEKGALDLGLLSQESEAAVREWLRGRCGVCVPPLGSRLPYQPPTLCSLRVLSGLLLRKKDLEQRAAALVPGRAAGALQASLQQARERLQDSPAHLLLKARFLAAFTLPALLATLSPPSVPTTLSAAVRAEPESDDDDVHKDDSGQQRGWASSAHASPAQGAPDQGQGSAPSCLDGSDDLDVLRTRHAQHARKRRKLVTARARPPPLLPAGLGACAYPAGR, encoded by the exons ATGGATATAgatgctgaaagagaaaaaatatcaaaggaGATCAAGGAGCTGGAAAGGATTTTGGACCCTCAGTCTTCAAGTATCAGCGTGGACGTCTCAGCGTCGAGTCTTGATTCAGACTCTGATGCAG ATTCACTGCCCGATGAGGACTCGGATGCTGCTGCTCCACTGATCTCG gaagaagagaggtggggtgaAGCCAGCAATGATGAAGACGACCCCAAAGAGAAAGCTCTCCCTGAGGACCCGGAGACCTGTCTGCAGCTGAACATGGTCTACCAAGAGGTCATCCAGGAGAAGCTGGCAGAGGTCAGCCTGCTGCTGGCCCAGAACCGGGAGCAGCAG GAGGGTTGCTGCTGCCTGGCCCACAGATGGGCCCTTGTGTCTGCCACAGGAGGAGGTCATGTGGGACCTGGCGGGATCCAAAGGccccaagtgaaggacggcaggAGCCTGCCTCCAAATCTGTACATTGGGCACTTCATGAAGCCCTACTTCAAGGACAAGGTGACCGGCGTG GGACCTCCTGCCAACAAAGACACGCGGGAGAAGGCCGCCCAGGGCATCAAGGCTTTCGAGCAGCTCCTAGTGACCAAGT GGAAAAACTGGGAAAAGGCCCTGCTCCGAAAGTCAGTGGTGAGCGACCGCCTGCAGCGTCTGCTTCAGCCCAAGTTACTGAA GCTCGAGTACTTGCACCAGAAGCAGAGCAGGGTCACAAGTGAGACCGAGAGGCAGGTCCTGGAAAAGCAGGCCAGGGAGGCCGAGAAGGAGATCCAGGACATCAA TCAGCTCCCAGAGGAGGCCTTGCTGGGGAGTAGGCTGGACAGCCACGACTGGGAGAAAATCTCCAATGTTAAC TTTGAAGGAGGTCGCAGTGCAGAAGAGATCCGCAAGTTCTGGCAGAACTGTGAGCACCCGAGCATCAACAAGCAGGAGTGGATGGGGCAGGAGGTCGAGCAGCTGAAAGCCATCGCGGCCAGGCACGGCCACCTGGACTGGCAGAAGATTGCTGAGGAGCTGGGG ACCTGCCGCAGCGCCTTCCAGTGCCTGCAGAAGTATCAGCAGCACAACAAGGCCCTGAAGCGCAAGGAGTGGACGGAGGAGGAGGACCACATGCTCACCCAGCTCGTGCAGGAGATGCGTGTCGGCAGCCACATCCCCTACCGGAGGA TCGTCTACTACATGGAAGGGAGGGACTCCATGCAGCTTATCTACCGGTGGACCAAGAGCTTGGATCCCAGCCTGAAGAAAGGGTTCTGGACGCCAGAAGAAGATGCC AAGCTGCTTCGAGCAGTTGCCAAATACGGGGAGCAGGACTGGTTTAAAATCCGGGAAGAGGTGCCAGGTAGGAGCGATGCCCAGTGCCGAGATCG GTATCTCAGAAGGTTACATTTTAGCCTGAAAAAGGGACGATGGAAttccaaagaagaggaaaagttaATTGAATTAATAGAGAAATACGGTGTTG GTCACTGGGCAAAAATAGCCTCTGAACTACCCCATCGGACGGGCTCGCAGTGCCTGAGCAAGTGGAAGATCATGGTCAGG AAGCAGCGGcggggggggcggcggcggcggcggccccttCGCAGAGTGCAGTGGAGCTCCAGCAGCGAGGACAGCAGCCATGGgcccggcagcagcagcagtggcagcagcagcagcagcagcagcagcgaggACTCGGAGCCAGAGCCGGAGGAGGCCCTGGAGGATGGCCCAGTGCTGCCGCCAACCCCGCACGCTGTGCCGGACTTGGACCTGTGGGTTCCCGCCAGGCAGAGCGCCAAggagctgtggggaggaggagcagggggccGGCCGGGCCGCTGcgctgcctcccccagccctcctggtggCTCCAGCAcggcccagggtgggggcagaagAGCTTGCACCACAGCCTCAGCCCCCACAGAGGAGGCCGGCCGGCCGCAGGCCGCTGCTGGGACCCAGAGCCCTGGCCAGAGAGGTGTCGGATGTCCGCGCTCGTCAGATGCTCACCCCTCGAGCTCAGAGACAGACGAG GGGGGGAGACATCCGCTCACAGTGCCCTTGGAGACAGTGCTGCAGGTGCTCAGGACCAACACGGCTGCCCACTGCCGGGTGCTG AAGGAGAAGCGGAGGCAGCCCAGCCCCAATGGCAGTGGCGTGGCCAGGCCCCGGGTGCAGCCGCTGTGGCAGGGTACCATGGGGAGCAAGCGGCGGCGCCAGAGACACGCCCTGCAGAGGAGGCTCCTAGAGCGCCAGCTTCTGATGGCTGTGAGCCCGTGGGTGGGCGATGTCGTCCTGCCGTGCGCTCCCCTGAGGCCTGCCATGGTGCACAGTCAAG CTGATGGCATCAGGCAGCGGCTGCGGGGCGCCCACCTGGCCAGCACCCCAGTGTTTACTCTCTTTATTCAG CTGTTCCAGATCGACACTGCCGGCTGCATGGAGGTCGTTCGAGAGAGGAAGGCCCAGGCCCCCACCCAGCTCCAGGCTGGTGCCCGGGACCTGCCGCCACAGCTTCTGCAG ATGCCCTCGAGTGCCCAGAACACCCAAG GCTGCCTCTTGCAGAATGTGCCAGCCCGCGGAGTTGCAAAGAAGAGTGCCAGCCATGAAGAGGGTGCAGCACTGCAGCCTCACCACGCCAAGCCCACTGCACGGGTGCCCCCGCCAGCTCTGAGCGGACCCCGGCCCAAGCCCAAAACTGTGTCTGAGCTGCTTCGGGAGAAGCGGCTGTGGGAGGCCCGAGCCAGGAAGGCTGCCCAGAGCCGGGTGGTTCTCCCGCCCCAGGTGCTGGTCTCCTCACCCGTGGTCCTCCAGCCACTGGCCCCTCAAGGCCCCCCTGTGTCAAATGCAGTGCTCTCTGGGCCCGGGGGCCCTGCAGTGGCCAGTCTGAGTGCTCCAGgctcctgggcctcagcctcGGATGAGAGACCCCCGTCTCTGCAAGCCTTtgccctcaccccagcctccACGGGAGCCAGGACGACCCCAGCTGCATCCAGggccccagctctgggccccagccagGGCCCTGTGAGCCACCACCTGAGCCTCCTCGGACAGTCTCAGGCACCTGCCACGTCCCGGAAGCAGGGCCTGCCCGAGgcacctccctttctccctgcagcccccagccctgctcagctgCCTGCCCAGCCTCTCAGCCTGATCCCAGCTCTGGGCACACACGGGGCCAGCACCCCTCTGCCTGTCACCTGGGTGCTCACAGCCCAGGGGCTGCTCCCTGTGCCTGTGCCAGCTGTGGTGGGCCTTCCGACGTCAGCAGGTACCCCTGACCCCAGAGGGCTGTCGGTGACTCCGCCACCCTCCCTAACTGAgcctcctgcagcccagggccctgGACTCTCTGGGCAGCCCCCAGCCAACATGGACACAGCGTCAGACCCTCCCTCAGGGACAGACCTCTTGACCCTTCCGAGGCCCTCCACATCCCAAAGCCCTACAGAGGTGGACAGCACCAGGGCCCAGGACCCCGAGGGACTCTCCTCCCCCCCAGAGGTCCAGGTAGCCGGGGAGACAGCTGTGCCCAGGACATTCTCCCAGGCCATGCTGCTGGCTCACCACCCTGAAGCAGAGCCCTCCCAGTCTAGCCAGCTGCCTCTGTCAGGTGGCAGTGGCCCAGGAGAGACACCAGGACCCGGGGAGCCCAGGAGGCCTCAGCCTGGGCCTGAGAAGGGTGCCCTGGACCTGGGCCTTCTCTCCCAGGAGAGCGAGGCAGCCGTGAGGGAGTGGCTGAGGGGAcggtgtggggtgtgtgtgcccCCGCTGGGGAGCAGGCTGCCCTACCAGCCCCCGACCCTGTGCAGCTTGCGGGTGCTGTCTGGCCTCCTGCTCCGCAAGAAGGACCTAGAACAGCGAGCCGCTGCCCTTGTGCCCGGCAGGGCAGCCGGAGCCCTGCAGGCCTCGCTGCAGCAGGCGCGGGAGCGGCTCCAGGACAGCCCAGCCCATCTGCTGCTGAAGGCGCGGTTCCTGGCGGCCTTCACCCTCCCCGCGCTCCTGGCCACCCTGTCCCCGCCCAGTGTCCCCACCACCTTGTCAGCAGCCGTGAGGGCTGAGCCTGAGAGTGACGACGATGATGTCCACAAGGACGACAGTGggcagcagaggggctgggcGAGCAGTGCCCACGCCAGCCCCGCCCAG GGAGCCCCAGACCAGGGCCAGGGCTCTGCCCCCTCCTGTCTGGACGGCTCTGACGACCTTGACGTACTCAGGACCCGGCATGCCCAGCACGCCCGAAAGCGGAGGAAGCTGGT GACTGCCCGGGCCAGACCTCCACCGCTGCTGCCAGCAGGACTGGGAGCCTGTGCCTACCCCGCAGGACGCTGA
- the SNAPC4 gene encoding snRNA-activating protein complex subunit 4 isoform X1 has product MDIDAEREKISKEIKELERILDPQSSSISVDVSASSLDSDSDADSLPDEDSDAAAPLISEEERWGEASNDEDDPKEKALPEDPETCLQLNMVYQEVIQEKLAEVSLLLAQNREQQEGCCCLAHRWALVSATGGGHVGPGGIQRPQVKDGRSLPPNLYIGHFMKPYFKDKVTGVGPPANKDTREKAAQGIKAFEQLLVTKWKNWEKALLRKSVVSDRLQRLLQPKLLKLEYLHQKQSRVTSETERQVLEKQAREAEKEIQDINQLPEEALLGSRLDSHDWEKISNVNFEGGRSAEEIRKFWQNCEHPSINKQEWMGQEVEQLKAIAARHGHLDWQKIAEELGTCRSAFQCLQKYQQHNKALKRKEWTEEEDHMLTQLVQEMRVGSHIPYRRIVYYMEGRDSMQLIYRWTKSLDPSLKKGFWTPEEDAKLLRAVAKYGEQDWFKIREEVPGRSDAQCRDRYLRRLHFSLKKGRWNSKEEEKLIELIEKYGVGHWAKIASELPHRTGSQCLSKWKIMVRQKQRRGGRRRRRPLRRVQWSSSSEDSSHGPGSSSSGSSSSSSSSEDSEPEPEEALEDGPVLPPTPHAVPDLDLWVPARQSAKELWGGGAGGRPGRCAASPSPPGGSSTAQGGGRRACTTASAPTEEAGRPQAAAGTQSPGQRGVGCPRSSDAHPSSSETDEGGRHPLTVPLETVLQVLRTNTAAHCRVLKEKRRQPSPNGSGVARPRVQPLWQGTMGSKRRRQRHALQRRLLERQLLMAVSPWVGDVVLPCAPLRPAMVHSQADGIRQRLRGAHLASTPVFTLFIQLFQIDTAGCMEVVRERKAQAPTQLQAGARDLPPQLLQMPSSAQNTQGCLLQNVPARGVAKKSASHEEGAALQPHHAKPTARVPPPALSGPRPKPKTVSELLREKRLWEARARKAAQSRVVLPPQVLVSSPVVLQPLAPQGPPVSNAVLSGPGGPAVASLSAPGSWASASDERPPSLQAFALTPASTGARTTPAASRAPALGPSQGPVSHHLSLLGQSQAPATSRKQGLPEAPPFLPAAPSPAQLPAQPLSLIPALGTHGASTPLPVTWVLTAQGLLPVPVPAVVGLPTSAGTPDPRGLSVTPPPSLTEPPAAQGPGLSGQPPANMDTASDPPSGTDLLTLPRPSTSQSPTEVDSTRAQDPEGLSSPPEVQVAGETAVPRTFSQAMLLAHHPEAEPSQSSQLPLSGGSGPGETPGPGEPRRPQPGPEKGALDLGLLSQESEAAVREWLRGRCGVCVPPLGSRLPYQPPTLCSLRVLSGLLLRKKDLEQRAAALVPGRAAGALQASLQQARERLQDSPAHLLLKARFLAAFTLPALLATLSPPSVPTTLSAAVRAEPESDDDDVHKDDSGQQRGWASSAHASPAQGAPDQGQGSAPSCLDGSDDLDVLRTRHAQHARKRRKLVTARARPPPLLPAGLGACAYPAGR; this is encoded by the exons ATGGATATAgatgctgaaagagaaaaaatatcaaaggaGATCAAGGAGCTGGAAAGGATTTTGGACCCTCAGTCTTCAAGTATCAGCGTGGACGTCTCAGCGTCGAGTCTTGATTCAGACTCTGATGCAG ATTCACTGCCCGATGAGGACTCGGATGCTGCTGCTCCACTGATCTCG gaagaagagaggtggggtgaAGCCAGCAATGATGAAGACGACCCCAAAGAGAAAGCTCTCCCTGAGGACCCGGAGACCTGTCTGCAGCTGAACATGGTCTACCAAGAGGTCATCCAGGAGAAGCTGGCAGAGGTCAGCCTGCTGCTGGCCCAGAACCGGGAGCAGCAG GAGGGTTGCTGCTGCCTGGCCCACAGATGGGCCCTTGTGTCTGCCACAGGAGGAGGTCATGTGGGACCTGGCGGGATCCAAAGGccccaagtgaaggacggcaggAGCCTGCCTCCAAATCTGTACATTGGGCACTTCATGAAGCCCTACTTCAAGGACAAGGTGACCGGCGTG GGACCTCCTGCCAACAAAGACACGCGGGAGAAGGCCGCCCAGGGCATCAAGGCTTTCGAGCAGCTCCTAGTGACCAAGT GGAAAAACTGGGAAAAGGCCCTGCTCCGAAAGTCAGTGGTGAGCGACCGCCTGCAGCGTCTGCTTCAGCCCAAGTTACTGAA GCTCGAGTACTTGCACCAGAAGCAGAGCAGGGTCACAAGTGAGACCGAGAGGCAGGTCCTGGAAAAGCAGGCCAGGGAGGCCGAGAAGGAGATCCAGGACATCAA TCAGCTCCCAGAGGAGGCCTTGCTGGGGAGTAGGCTGGACAGCCACGACTGGGAGAAAATCTCCAATGTTAAC TTTGAAGGAGGTCGCAGTGCAGAAGAGATCCGCAAGTTCTGGCAGAACTGTGAGCACCCGAGCATCAACAAGCAGGAGTGGATGGGGCAGGAGGTCGAGCAGCTGAAAGCCATCGCGGCCAGGCACGGCCACCTGGACTGGCAGAAGATTGCTGAGGAGCTGGGG ACCTGCCGCAGCGCCTTCCAGTGCCTGCAGAAGTATCAGCAGCACAACAAGGCCCTGAAGCGCAAGGAGTGGACGGAGGAGGAGGACCACATGCTCACCCAGCTCGTGCAGGAGATGCGTGTCGGCAGCCACATCCCCTACCGGAGGA TCGTCTACTACATGGAAGGGAGGGACTCCATGCAGCTTATCTACCGGTGGACCAAGAGCTTGGATCCCAGCCTGAAGAAAGGGTTCTGGACGCCAGAAGAAGATGCC AAGCTGCTTCGAGCAGTTGCCAAATACGGGGAGCAGGACTGGTTTAAAATCCGGGAAGAGGTGCCAGGTAGGAGCGATGCCCAGTGCCGAGATCG GTATCTCAGAAGGTTACATTTTAGCCTGAAAAAGGGACGATGGAAttccaaagaagaggaaaagttaATTGAATTAATAGAGAAATACGGTGTTG GTCACTGGGCAAAAATAGCCTCTGAACTACCCCATCGGACGGGCTCGCAGTGCCTGAGCAAGTGGAAGATCATGGTCAGG CAGAAGCAGCGGcggggggggcggcggcggcggcggccccttCGCAGAGTGCAGTGGAGCTCCAGCAGCGAGGACAGCAGCCATGGgcccggcagcagcagcagtggcagcagcagcagcagcagcagcagcgaggACTCGGAGCCAGAGCCGGAGGAGGCCCTGGAGGATGGCCCAGTGCTGCCGCCAACCCCGCACGCTGTGCCGGACTTGGACCTGTGGGTTCCCGCCAGGCAGAGCGCCAAggagctgtggggaggaggagcagggggccGGCCGGGCCGCTGcgctgcctcccccagccctcctggtggCTCCAGCAcggcccagggtgggggcagaagAGCTTGCACCACAGCCTCAGCCCCCACAGAGGAGGCCGGCCGGCCGCAGGCCGCTGCTGGGACCCAGAGCCCTGGCCAGAGAGGTGTCGGATGTCCGCGCTCGTCAGATGCTCACCCCTCGAGCTCAGAGACAGACGAG GGGGGGAGACATCCGCTCACAGTGCCCTTGGAGACAGTGCTGCAGGTGCTCAGGACCAACACGGCTGCCCACTGCCGGGTGCTG AAGGAGAAGCGGAGGCAGCCCAGCCCCAATGGCAGTGGCGTGGCCAGGCCCCGGGTGCAGCCGCTGTGGCAGGGTACCATGGGGAGCAAGCGGCGGCGCCAGAGACACGCCCTGCAGAGGAGGCTCCTAGAGCGCCAGCTTCTGATGGCTGTGAGCCCGTGGGTGGGCGATGTCGTCCTGCCGTGCGCTCCCCTGAGGCCTGCCATGGTGCACAGTCAAG CTGATGGCATCAGGCAGCGGCTGCGGGGCGCCCACCTGGCCAGCACCCCAGTGTTTACTCTCTTTATTCAG CTGTTCCAGATCGACACTGCCGGCTGCATGGAGGTCGTTCGAGAGAGGAAGGCCCAGGCCCCCACCCAGCTCCAGGCTGGTGCCCGGGACCTGCCGCCACAGCTTCTGCAG ATGCCCTCGAGTGCCCAGAACACCCAAG GCTGCCTCTTGCAGAATGTGCCAGCCCGCGGAGTTGCAAAGAAGAGTGCCAGCCATGAAGAGGGTGCAGCACTGCAGCCTCACCACGCCAAGCCCACTGCACGGGTGCCCCCGCCAGCTCTGAGCGGACCCCGGCCCAAGCCCAAAACTGTGTCTGAGCTGCTTCGGGAGAAGCGGCTGTGGGAGGCCCGAGCCAGGAAGGCTGCCCAGAGCCGGGTGGTTCTCCCGCCCCAGGTGCTGGTCTCCTCACCCGTGGTCCTCCAGCCACTGGCCCCTCAAGGCCCCCCTGTGTCAAATGCAGTGCTCTCTGGGCCCGGGGGCCCTGCAGTGGCCAGTCTGAGTGCTCCAGgctcctgggcctcagcctcGGATGAGAGACCCCCGTCTCTGCAAGCCTTtgccctcaccccagcctccACGGGAGCCAGGACGACCCCAGCTGCATCCAGggccccagctctgggccccagccagGGCCCTGTGAGCCACCACCTGAGCCTCCTCGGACAGTCTCAGGCACCTGCCACGTCCCGGAAGCAGGGCCTGCCCGAGgcacctccctttctccctgcagcccccagccctgctcagctgCCTGCCCAGCCTCTCAGCCTGATCCCAGCTCTGGGCACACACGGGGCCAGCACCCCTCTGCCTGTCACCTGGGTGCTCACAGCCCAGGGGCTGCTCCCTGTGCCTGTGCCAGCTGTGGTGGGCCTTCCGACGTCAGCAGGTACCCCTGACCCCAGAGGGCTGTCGGTGACTCCGCCACCCTCCCTAACTGAgcctcctgcagcccagggccctgGACTCTCTGGGCAGCCCCCAGCCAACATGGACACAGCGTCAGACCCTCCCTCAGGGACAGACCTCTTGACCCTTCCGAGGCCCTCCACATCCCAAAGCCCTACAGAGGTGGACAGCACCAGGGCCCAGGACCCCGAGGGACTCTCCTCCCCCCCAGAGGTCCAGGTAGCCGGGGAGACAGCTGTGCCCAGGACATTCTCCCAGGCCATGCTGCTGGCTCACCACCCTGAAGCAGAGCCCTCCCAGTCTAGCCAGCTGCCTCTGTCAGGTGGCAGTGGCCCAGGAGAGACACCAGGACCCGGGGAGCCCAGGAGGCCTCAGCCTGGGCCTGAGAAGGGTGCCCTGGACCTGGGCCTTCTCTCCCAGGAGAGCGAGGCAGCCGTGAGGGAGTGGCTGAGGGGAcggtgtggggtgtgtgtgcccCCGCTGGGGAGCAGGCTGCCCTACCAGCCCCCGACCCTGTGCAGCTTGCGGGTGCTGTCTGGCCTCCTGCTCCGCAAGAAGGACCTAGAACAGCGAGCCGCTGCCCTTGTGCCCGGCAGGGCAGCCGGAGCCCTGCAGGCCTCGCTGCAGCAGGCGCGGGAGCGGCTCCAGGACAGCCCAGCCCATCTGCTGCTGAAGGCGCGGTTCCTGGCGGCCTTCACCCTCCCCGCGCTCCTGGCCACCCTGTCCCCGCCCAGTGTCCCCACCACCTTGTCAGCAGCCGTGAGGGCTGAGCCTGAGAGTGACGACGATGATGTCCACAAGGACGACAGTGggcagcagaggggctgggcGAGCAGTGCCCACGCCAGCCCCGCCCAG GGAGCCCCAGACCAGGGCCAGGGCTCTGCCCCCTCCTGTCTGGACGGCTCTGACGACCTTGACGTACTCAGGACCCGGCATGCCCAGCACGCCCGAAAGCGGAGGAAGCTGGT GACTGCCCGGGCCAGACCTCCACCGCTGCTGCCAGCAGGACTGGGAGCCTGTGCCTACCCCGCAGGACGCTGA